The following are encoded together in the Macadamia integrifolia cultivar HAES 741 chromosome 10, SCU_Mint_v3, whole genome shotgun sequence genome:
- the LOC122090974 gene encoding uncharacterized protein LOC122090974 has translation MAAGTEDYRVFPELAFGEMDAKAEIRFPDGEVCDLDSDGGNVDSVAEHVEPEKVRCVEASVSPEIDSRQVVETMVSRASVQTEVQPLCTENFAYDFQETTMEDATTSGGVIPEVSFGETRRDAEATVEAIGSDFDSLYSKVDENYAHELPEAVGAETARALRFGFNIGDMVWGKVKSHPMWPGQIYNDAFASPSVRRSKREDHILVAFFGDSSYGWFDPADLVPFESHYAEKSRQTNSRNFLRAVEEAVDEASRRKALGLSCYCRSPFNFRPTNVKGYFAVNVAGYEPGGVYSVKQIKMARDNFQPAAMLSFVLQMALTPRSSEHKGIYWIKDKATVLAYRKAVYEEYDETYAQAFGYQTSRPSRDSMGVLDQPEKFLFRGIS, from the coding sequence ATGGCTGCTGGGACCGAGGATTATAGGGTATTTCCTGAACTTGCTTTTGGAGAAATGGATGCTAAAGCTGAAATCAGGTTTCCAGATGGAGAGGTATGTGATTTGGATTCAGATGGTGGAAATGTTGATTCGGTAGCAGAACATGTGGAGCCGGAGAAGGTGAGATGCGTAGAAGCTAGTGTGTCGCCGGAGATTGATTCCAGACAAGTAGTTGAAACAATGGTTTCTAGGGCTTCCGTTCAAACTGAGGTCCAGCCGTTGTGCACGGAAAACTTTGCTTATGACTTTCAAGAGACAACGATGGAGGATGCGACGACGAGCGGTGGAGTGATACCTGAGGTTTCTTTTGGAGAAACGAGAAGAGATGCGGAAGCAACCGTTGAGGCCATTGGCTCTGATTTTGATTCTTTATATTCTAAGGTGGATGAGAATTATGCTCATGAGTTGCCAGAGGCGGTGGGCGCAGAAACAGCTAGGGCATTGAGATTTGGATTTAACATAGGGGACATGGTTTGGGGAAAAGTCAAGTCTCATCCAATGTGGCCTGGACAAATCTATAATGATGCATTTGCGTCTCCTTCCGTTCGTCGGTCAAAAAGGGAGGATCATATTTTGGTGGCTTTCTTTGGTGACAGCAGTTATGGATGGTTTGACCCAGCTGATCTTGTCCCTTTTGAGTCTCACTATGCAGAGAAATCACGACAGACAAACTCTCGGAATTTCTTGAGGGCCGTTGAGGAGGCTGTTGATGAGGCCAGCAGGAGGAAAGCTCTTGGGTTGTCTTGCTATTGTCGGAGTCCATTCAATTTTCGGCCGACAAATGTTAAGGGGTACTTTGCCGTCAATGTAGCCGGCTATGAGCCTGGTGGAGTTTATTCAGTGAAGCAAATTAAGATGGCAAGAGATAACTTCCAGCCAGCTGCGATGCTTTCATTTGTTCTGCAAATGGCATTGACGCCTCGGAGTAGTGAACATAAGGGCATTTACTGGATCAAGGATAAGGCTACTGTTCTAGCTTACCGGAAGGCAGTGTATGAAGagtatgatgaaacctatgctcAGGCATTTGGATACCAAACATCACGACCTTCTCGTGATTCAATGGGGGTATTAGATCAACCTGAGAAATTTCTATTTCGAGGTATTAGTTAG
- the LOC122092120 gene encoding mitochondrial thiamine diphosphate carrier 2-like, whose protein sequence is MEEPSQLKRAFIDASAGAIAGGISRTVTSPLDVIKIRFQVQLEPTTSWALVRRDLYGTSKYTGISQAAKDIFREEGLQGFWRGNVPALLMVMPYTAIQFMVLTKLKTFASGSSKTEDHIHLSPYWSYLSGALAGCAATVGSYPFDLLRTILASQGEPKVYSTMRSAFIGIVRTRGVRGLYAGLSPTLVEIVPYAGLQFGTYDTFKRWTMAWNRYRSKDESLSSFQLFICGLAAGTCAKAVCHPLDVVKKRFQIEGLPRHPKYGARVEPQAYKNMYDALHRIVLTEGWAGLYKGIVPSIIKAAPAGAVTFVAYEYTSDWLESILT, encoded by the exons ATGGAAGAGCCGAGTCAGTTGAAACGGGCCTTCATAGATGCTTCCGCTGGTGCAATTGCTGGGGGAATTTCTCGGACAGTCACATCGCCACTGGACGttataaaaatcagatttcag GTTCAGCTGGAGCCTACTACTTCATGGGCTTTGGTTCGTAGAGATTTGTATGGAACATCTAAGTATACTGGTATCTCGCAAGCAGCTAAGGACATATTTAGAGAGGAAGGTTTACAG GGTTTTTGGCGAGGTAATGTGCCGGCACTACTTATGGTCATGCCGTACACGGCTATACAATTCATGGTGTTAACTAAATTGAAGACTTTTGCATCAGGTTCATCCAAGACAG AGGATCACATTCATTTGAGTCCTTATTGGTCTTATTTAAGTGGAGCATTAGCAGGATGTGCTGCAACTGTTGGATCATATCCATTTGATCTTCTGCGTACCATTTTAGCCTCTCAAGGAGAGCCAAAG GTATATTCTACGATGAGGTCAGCATTTATTGGCATAGTTAGAACCCGTGGAGTCCGAGGATTGTATGCTGGGTTGTCACCAACGCTGGTTGAGATCGTTCCTTATGCTGGCTTGCAATTTGGTACCTATGATACATTCAAACGCTGGACTATG GCTTGGAACAGGTACAGATCGAAAGATGAAAGCCTCTCAAGCTTCCAGCTCTTCATCTGTGGGTTAGCAGCTGGAACATGTGCCAAAGCTGTCTGTCACCCACTTGATGTGGTTAAGAAAAGGTTCCAG ATTGAAGGACTACCGCGGCATCCAAAATATGGGGCACGAGTTGAGCCACAAGCTTACAAAAATATGTATGATGCTCTGCACCGGATCGTGCTGACGGAGGGCTGGGCTGGCCTTTACAAAGGCATTGTTCCATCCATTATCAAAGCTGCTCCGGCGGGTGCAGTAACGTTTGTTGCATATGAGTACACATCAGATTGGTTAGAGTCCATCTTGACATGA